A single region of the Thunnus maccoyii chromosome 10, fThuMac1.1, whole genome shotgun sequence genome encodes:
- the LOC121905612 gene encoding asialoglycoprotein receptor 1-like isoform X2: MAEEEINYASVVFKTKTQPRPEAQKKEDTVYDEVKVPHKTPKQAADMNAGFLSDMKATNRHHRYQLLACCLGTFCVILLLDIIAVGVFLSMYTGESHVSELKQLKNNRTTLLLIKHNLTDDNNKLRSENENLRRDYNNLTVINGNLTQACTVSESRITTLTAENQKLTAEKQTLTAKNNKLNTQIQELKTQKNNLAEQIRKLSENSVDQEHQKIDAYCPKDNNNNRQCKACMKGWLHNQSSCYAINNAKPTDQKTWEEARDNCTGKFSDLAVIVNEDEKKFINDNSWRSKGVKGYWIGLRVEDGRWKWINGSDLTESSWTQPPTNGHCAISVQNEGWKSVSCGEKNGWICKNKALSL, encoded by the exons ATGGCGGAGGAGGAGATAAACTACGCTTCAGTTGTATTTAAAACTAAGACACAGCCCCGACCTGAAG CTCAAAAGAAGGAGGACACTGTGTATGATGAGGTGAAGGTGCCACACAAAACACCCAAACAAGCTGCTGACATGAACG CAGGATTCTTGTCAGACATGAAAGCCACCAACAGACATCACCGCTATCAGCTGTTGGCTTGTTGTTTGGGGactttttgtgtcattttgctGTTGGACATCATAGCAGTCGGTGTCTTCC TTTCTATGTATACTGGTGAGAGTCATGTAAGTGAGCtgaaacagttaaaaaacaaCCGAACGACTCTGCTGCTGATCAAGCACAACCTGACAGACGACAACAACAAACtcagatcagaaaatgaaaacttgaGGAGAGACTACAATAATCTGACAGTCATCAATGGAAACCTGACACAGGCCTGTACTGTCTCAGAGAGCAGGATCACAACCCTGACTGCAGAAAACCAGAAACTGactgcagaaaaacagacactgactgcaaaaaacaacaagctgaacacACAAATCCAGGAACTGAAGACACAGAAGAACAACTTAGCAGAACAAATAAGAAAGTTGAGTGAGAACAGCGTTGATCAAGAACACCAGAAGATTGATGCCTACTGCCCCAAAGACAATAATAACA ACAGACAGTGTAAAGCTTGTATGAAAGGCTGGCTGCACAATCAGTCCAGCTGCTATGCCATCAATAACGCTAAACCTACTGATCAGAAAACCTGGGAGGAAGCTCGAGACAACTGCACAGGAAAGTTTTCAGATTTGGCTGTAATAGTTAACGAAGATGAAAAG AAATTCATCAATGACAACAGTTGGCGCAGTAAAGGAGTCAAAGGCTACTGGATTGGCCTGAGAGTTGAAGATGGGAGATGGAAGTGGATCAATGGAAGTGATCTGACTGAAAG CTCCTGGACACAACCTCCTACCAACGGTCACTGTGCAATTTCTGTCCAAAATGAAGGATGGAAATCAGTGAGCTGCGGTGAGAAAAACGGATGGATCTGCAAAAACAAGGCTTTATCTCTTTAA
- the LOC121905612 gene encoding asialoglycoprotein receptor 1-like isoform X3 yields MAEEEINYASVVFKTKTQPRPEAQKKEDTVYDEVKVPHKTPKQAADMNGFLSDMKATNRHHRYQLLACCLGTFCVILLLDIIAVGVFLSMYTGESHVSELKQLKNNRTTLLLIKHNLTDDNNKLRSENENLRRDYNNLTVINGNLTQACTVSESRITTLTAENQKLTAEKQTLTAKNNKLNTQIQELKTQKNNLAEQIRKLSENSVDQEHQKIDAYCPKDNNNNRQCKACMKGWLHNQSSCYAINNAKPTDQKTWEEARDNCTGKFSDLAVIVNEDEKKFINDNSWRSKGVKGYWIGLRVEDGRWKWINGSDLTESSWTQPPTNGHCAISVQNEGWKSVSCGEKNGWICKNKALSL; encoded by the exons ATGGCGGAGGAGGAGATAAACTACGCTTCAGTTGTATTTAAAACTAAGACACAGCCCCGACCTGAAG CTCAAAAGAAGGAGGACACTGTGTATGATGAGGTGAAGGTGCCACACAAAACACCCAAACAAGCTGCTGACATGAACG GATTCTTGTCAGACATGAAAGCCACCAACAGACATCACCGCTATCAGCTGTTGGCTTGTTGTTTGGGGactttttgtgtcattttgctGTTGGACATCATAGCAGTCGGTGTCTTCC TTTCTATGTATACTGGTGAGAGTCATGTAAGTGAGCtgaaacagttaaaaaacaaCCGAACGACTCTGCTGCTGATCAAGCACAACCTGACAGACGACAACAACAAACtcagatcagaaaatgaaaacttgaGGAGAGACTACAATAATCTGACAGTCATCAATGGAAACCTGACACAGGCCTGTACTGTCTCAGAGAGCAGGATCACAACCCTGACTGCAGAAAACCAGAAACTGactgcagaaaaacagacactgactgcaaaaaacaacaagctgaacacACAAATCCAGGAACTGAAGACACAGAAGAACAACTTAGCAGAACAAATAAGAAAGTTGAGTGAGAACAGCGTTGATCAAGAACACCAGAAGATTGATGCCTACTGCCCCAAAGACAATAATAACA ACAGACAGTGTAAAGCTTGTATGAAAGGCTGGCTGCACAATCAGTCCAGCTGCTATGCCATCAATAACGCTAAACCTACTGATCAGAAAACCTGGGAGGAAGCTCGAGACAACTGCACAGGAAAGTTTTCAGATTTGGCTGTAATAGTTAACGAAGATGAAAAG AAATTCATCAATGACAACAGTTGGCGCAGTAAAGGAGTCAAAGGCTACTGGATTGGCCTGAGAGTTGAAGATGGGAGATGGAAGTGGATCAATGGAAGTGATCTGACTGAAAG CTCCTGGACACAACCTCCTACCAACGGTCACTGTGCAATTTCTGTCCAAAATGAAGGATGGAAATCAGTGAGCTGCGGTGAGAAAAACGGATGGATCTGCAAAAACAAGGCTTTATCTCTTTAA
- the LOC121905612 gene encoding asialoglycoprotein receptor 1-like isoform X1: MAEEEINYASVVFKTKTQPRPEAQKKEDTVYDEVKVPHKTPKQAADMNVSAGFLSDMKATNRHHRYQLLACCLGTFCVILLLDIIAVGVFLSMYTGESHVSELKQLKNNRTTLLLIKHNLTDDNNKLRSENENLRRDYNNLTVINGNLTQACTVSESRITTLTAENQKLTAEKQTLTAKNNKLNTQIQELKTQKNNLAEQIRKLSENSVDQEHQKIDAYCPKDNNNNRQCKACMKGWLHNQSSCYAINNAKPTDQKTWEEARDNCTGKFSDLAVIVNEDEKKFINDNSWRSKGVKGYWIGLRVEDGRWKWINGSDLTESSWTQPPTNGHCAISVQNEGWKSVSCGEKNGWICKNKALSL; the protein is encoded by the exons ATGGCGGAGGAGGAGATAAACTACGCTTCAGTTGTATTTAAAACTAAGACACAGCCCCGACCTGAAG CTCAAAAGAAGGAGGACACTGTGTATGATGAGGTGAAGGTGCCACACAAAACACCCAAACAAGCTGCTGACATGAACG TCTCAGCAGGATTCTTGTCAGACATGAAAGCCACCAACAGACATCACCGCTATCAGCTGTTGGCTTGTTGTTTGGGGactttttgtgtcattttgctGTTGGACATCATAGCAGTCGGTGTCTTCC TTTCTATGTATACTGGTGAGAGTCATGTAAGTGAGCtgaaacagttaaaaaacaaCCGAACGACTCTGCTGCTGATCAAGCACAACCTGACAGACGACAACAACAAACtcagatcagaaaatgaaaacttgaGGAGAGACTACAATAATCTGACAGTCATCAATGGAAACCTGACACAGGCCTGTACTGTCTCAGAGAGCAGGATCACAACCCTGACTGCAGAAAACCAGAAACTGactgcagaaaaacagacactgactgcaaaaaacaacaagctgaacacACAAATCCAGGAACTGAAGACACAGAAGAACAACTTAGCAGAACAAATAAGAAAGTTGAGTGAGAACAGCGTTGATCAAGAACACCAGAAGATTGATGCCTACTGCCCCAAAGACAATAATAACA ACAGACAGTGTAAAGCTTGTATGAAAGGCTGGCTGCACAATCAGTCCAGCTGCTATGCCATCAATAACGCTAAACCTACTGATCAGAAAACCTGGGAGGAAGCTCGAGACAACTGCACAGGAAAGTTTTCAGATTTGGCTGTAATAGTTAACGAAGATGAAAAG AAATTCATCAATGACAACAGTTGGCGCAGTAAAGGAGTCAAAGGCTACTGGATTGGCCTGAGAGTTGAAGATGGGAGATGGAAGTGGATCAATGGAAGTGATCTGACTGAAAG CTCCTGGACACAACCTCCTACCAACGGTCACTGTGCAATTTCTGTCCAAAATGAAGGATGGAAATCAGTGAGCTGCGGTGAGAAAAACGGATGGATCTGCAAAAACAAGGCTTTATCTCTTTAA